In the genome of Halorubrum sp. CBA1229, the window TCCCGGCGGCTGCCGCCGCTGCTGGTCTTCGGACTCCTCGGCGGGATACTGCTTGTCTACTTTGCGCTTCCCTTCGTAGTGTTTCTCGGCCGAACCGGATCGGTTCCTGTCGTCGAGACACTGCTGGAGACATCGAGCACCACGGCGGTCCGGAACTCGCTTCTCACCGCGCCGGCTGCAACCGCGGTCGCGACTGCGTTCGGTGTTCCGCTTGCGTACGTCCTTGCGCGCAAAACGTTCCCAGGAAAACGGCTTATCGAGGCGCTCGTTGTGCTCCCGCTCGTTGTCCCGCCGGTTGTTGGTGGGGCGATGCTGCTCAGCGTGGTGGGGCGGTTTACACCGATCGGCGCCGCCGCAGCACGCGCGGGGGTACCGCTGACGGGCAGCCTGCTTGGCGTCGTCCTCGCTCAGATGTTTGTCGCCGCGCCGTTCGTAGTGATTACTGCACGCGCCGGGTTTGGCGCCGTCGACGAACGGCTCGAACAGGCGTCTCGGTCACTCGGATATGGGCCGATAGCCACGTTCAGACACGTGTCGCTTCCGCTCGCGAGCCGAGCGATCGTCGCCGGGATTGTGCTCACGTTCGCGCGGGCGATGGGCGAGTTTGGCGCCACGATGATGGTCGCGTACAACCCTCGGACGATGCCGACGCGTATCTGGGTTGACTTTATTTCCGGCGGGATCGACGCGATCGTCCCACTCGCGCTCGCTCTGTTGGCGGTCACGCTTGTCGTAGTTGTTACAGTACAACAATTCGCTGGCGTTCCAACAGTGGTGGAACGATGACCCTCAAACTTGACGGGCTAAGCCATCGATACGAGAGCGGACGTGCCCTCAACGATGTGTCGCTTGCCCTCGACGACGGAGAACTCGTTGCGCTGCTCGGACCGAGTGGCTGCGGGAAGACGACCGTCGTCCAGGCGATCGCCGGACACCTCAACCCAACGGCTGGACGAGTGTCACTCCGCGAAATCGACGTCACCAGCGCCCCGCCGGAGAACCGCAACGTTGGACTCGTTTTTCAGCAGCCGACGCTGTATCCGCATATGACTGTCAGCGAGAACGTCGCGTACGGCCTGAAAAGCGATGATCTCTCAGCCGAACAGGTGAGTAACCGCGTCGATCGGTACCTCGAACTGGTCGAACTCGCTGACCGACACGACGCGTCTCCGGAATCGCTGAGCGGAGGGGAGAGCCGCCGGATCGAACTCGCTCGTGCACTCGCTCCCGAACCGGATGTTCTCCTACTCGATGAACCGCTGTCGGCACTCGATAAGGGACTGCGTGCGCGGCTCCGCGACGAGATCATCCGAGTCCAGCAGGAAACTGGCGTGACGACGCTGTTCGTCACCCACGATCAGGAAGACGCGATGTCGGTTGCGGACCGACTCGTCGTACTCCGCGACGGGGAGGTTGTCGCGTCTGGACCGCCCAGAGAACTCTACGACTCGCCGCCGACCCGGTTCGTCGCGTCGTTTCTCGGACGCTCGAACGAACTCTCAGCAAGGGTCGAGAGCGGCGAGTCGTCACTGGTGACAATCGGCGGGACCGACTTCGCGGTCGACGCTTTGACGGACAGGCTCACTGATGCACCCCGAGCAGCTATTCACGTGCGCCCCAGTGACCTGACTGTGAGATCTATGACACGGTCTGGAAAGTCGTCAAGTGAGATCGAGAGCATGTCGGACCGGTCAGGCGTATCGGTCGATGGTGGGGCACCCAACGAGCGACTGGGAACGATCAGGATGCCTGGGACAGTAGCACACGTACGCGACGTGGGGCGCCGCTACGACGTGTGCGTCGAGGTCGACTCCGGCGAGTCGGTGACCGTCGAGCGGCATCGTAGCGGACTCCACGAAAATGAACGCGTGACCGTTACCGCCGCAGTGAGCGACCTCACCGCATTTCCCGTCTCAGAACGAACCTCTGACTGATTCTAACACATCCAGAGACAAAGACTCAAATAGTCAATTAGAGTATAATTCAACATCATGCTCCCAGACGATCTCCCAGTTGATCGCCAGAAATTGCTGACGTAGGAAACAGACTGCTGGCAGTGTAGCGAACAAACGCCTGTGGTCTGGCCCCGAGGGGGACCATCTTGATACGCCTCTCGGAGATATATTGGCGAATTACGAAACTCCTGTTAAACGGGTTTACAGCAATACTCTCGGCAAGAAAGTCTGGGGGAACGTCTGTCAGCACTGTGAGTCTTACCAAGGGAATCATTTCATCCAGCAAAAGGCACTGGAGATTGACCCTCCACTGGTAGACTGTCCATATTGTGGAGATGAACACGAATGGAGCCTGGACCAAGGGATGGGTGGGTCATTCGGACAGGGATGGGTCTCATGTCCAGAATAAGGTGAAATACCGGTTGGTGACCCAAGGGGAGAGTGATGAATCAATTAGCTCCATACGGGGCCAGATCAGTAGTGTTTCAAAACCCGAATGAGTAAATTGCGACATGTACGATCTCACTGGCTTTCAGCGCGATCTGCTGTACGTAGTTGCCGGACTTGATGAC includes:
- a CDS encoding ABC transporter ATP-binding protein; amino-acid sequence: MTLKLDGLSHRYESGRALNDVSLALDDGELVALLGPSGCGKTTVVQAIAGHLNPTAGRVSLREIDVTSAPPENRNVGLVFQQPTLYPHMTVSENVAYGLKSDDLSAEQVSNRVDRYLELVELADRHDASPESLSGGESRRIELARALAPEPDVLLLDEPLSALDKGLRARLRDEIIRVQQETGVTTLFVTHDQEDAMSVADRLVVLRDGEVVASGPPRELYDSPPTRFVASFLGRSNELSARVESGESSLVTIGGTDFAVDALTDRLTDAPRAAIHVRPSDLTVRSMTRSGKSSSEIESMSDRSGVSVDGGAPNERLGTIRMPGTVAHVRDVGRRYDVCVEVDSGESVTVERHRSGLHENERVTVTAAVSDLTAFPVSERTSD
- a CDS encoding ABC transporter permease, whose amino-acid sequence is MSLVDATRSVINSRRLPPLLVFGLLGGILLVYFALPFVVFLGRTGSVPVVETLLETSSTTAVRNSLLTAPAATAVATAFGVPLAYVLARKTFPGKRLIEALVVLPLVVPPVVGGAMLLSVVGRFTPIGAAAARAGVPLTGSLLGVVLAQMFVAAPFVVITARAGFGAVDERLEQASRSLGYGPIATFRHVSLPLASRAIVAGIVLTFARAMGEFGATMMVAYNPRTMPTRIWVDFISGGIDAIVPLALALLAVTLVVVVTVQQFAGVPTVVER